A genomic region of Cannabis sativa cultivar Pink pepper isolate KNU-18-1 chromosome 1, ASM2916894v1, whole genome shotgun sequence contains the following coding sequences:
- the LOC115705424 gene encoding uncharacterized protein LOC115705424 — protein MEGIQKMIRNVTKDSNLGSSSSFEASRLSEGLSSALSSSDQPRVLVTRSSSRVVSLWTCSKLCAICFTVGVVVGYTLKRRVRRWASKLLKRLKDE, from the exons ATGGAGGGAATACAGAAGATGATTCGCAATGTTACAAAAGACTCAAATTTGGGGTCGTCTTCATCATTTGAAGCATCTCGTTTGAGCGAAGGACTCTCTTCCGCCTTATCTTCTTCAGACCAGCCCCGCGTTCTGGTCACCAGATCTTCCAG CCGGGTGGTGTCACTGTGGACATGCTCAAAACTTTGTGCTATATGTTTTACTGTTGGAGTAGTTGTGGGTTACACTCTGAAGCGTCGAGTACGACGCTGGGCTTCTAAGCTTCTTAAGCGGTTGAAAGATGAATGA
- the LOC115705423 gene encoding respiratory burst oxidase homolog protein E: protein MKSPASFGRSSSSKLSSYSRGFDLPDDLEPELDQEADSYEVGGAMLSVFLNDLRQSSQQDLVEVTLELNDDDSIVVCSVAPTTTGTPTRTPVAAAADEAASVSAVSAGGSKIVRSFSNASRSIRRKFPWLRSTAASSIASDTEDQAAVAPITARDARRIKAKLQRSRSTAQRALNGLRFINKSTTGAKNADELWKRVESKFNSLAKDGLLSREDFGECIGMLDSKEFAVGIFDTLVRRRRQRIDRINKEELHDFWLQISDQSFDARLQIFFEMADSNEDGRITRNEVRELIMLSASANKLSQLKERAEEYASLIMEELDPENLGYIELWQLEELLLQRDTYMNYSRSLSIASVGWSQNLGSKFRPKNLARRINWGVQYLVMKNWQRGWIVLLWITAMTCLFYWKFYQYSHMAAFQVMGYCLPVAKGAAETLKLNMALILLPVCRNTLTWLRSTRARSFVPFDDNINFHKLIACGIAVGITLHAGNHLTCDFPRLVNSPPERFAVISSDFHGVQPTYKDLLTGPEGVTGILMVVFMIVAFTLAARRFRRNVVKLPAPLNKLTGFNAFWYSHHLFAFVYILLVVHGQCLYLAHEWYQKSTWMYISVPLILYVAERSLRTCRSEHYSVKILKVSVLPGQVFNLIMSKPPGFKYKSGQYIFLQCPPISQFEWHPFSITSAPGDDYLSVHIRTVGDWTEELKRVVTEGNDPSAVIGRAHFGQLGVSYQRSQPRLLVDGPYGAPAQDYRNYDVLLLVGLGIGATPFISILRDLVNNTRAEEQDSNTEASTSDDSLNSFTSSNITPGGKKKSQRTTNAHFYWVTREPGSFEWFKGVMDDVAEMDHKGQIEMHNYLTSVYEEGDARSTLITMVQALNHAKHGFDILSGTRVRTHFARPNWKEVFTKIASKHPYSTVGVFYCGMPVLAKELQQLSHEMTQKTSTRYEFHKEYF, encoded by the exons ATGAAATCACCAGCTTCATTTGGGAGAAGCAGTAGTTCGAAATTGTCGAGTTACAGCCGTGGGTTTGACCTCCCGGACGATTTAGAGCCGGAGTTAGATCAAGAAGCTGACAGCTATGAAGTCGGCGGAGCAATGTTGTCTGTGTTCCTCAACGACCTCCGCCAAAGCTCTCAGCAAGACCTTGTGGAGGTCACCTTAGAGTTAAACGACGATGATTCCATTGTCGTTTGTAGCGTTGCTCCAACGACAACAGGGACTCCAACTAGGACTCCCGTCGCCGCCGCGGCCGATGAGGCCGCTTCAGTTTCTGCGGTGAGTGCCGGAGGAAGTAAAATTGTTAGGAGTTTCTCGAATGCGTCGAGAAGTATTCGCCGGAAATTTCCGTGGCTGAGATCGACTGCGGCCTCGTCGATTGCTTCGGACACAGAGGATCAAGCTGCGGTGGCTCCAATTACAGCTCGTGACGCTCGAAGAATCAAGGCGAAACTTCAACGGTCGAGATCGACTGCTCAAAGAGCTCTGAACGGTCTCAGATTTATCAATAAAAGTACTACAGGTGCTAAAAACGCCGATGAGTTGTGGAAGCGAGTTGAGTCCAAGTTCAACTCGCTCGCTAAAGACGGATTACTTTCTAGAGAAGACTTCGGTGAATGCATAG GAATGTTGGATTCGAAGGAGTTCGCAGTAGGAATATTTGATACATTGGTAAGAAGAAGACGACAGAGGATTGATAGGATAAACAAAGAAGAGCTTCACGATTTCTGGTTACAGATTTCCGACCAGAGCTTTGACGCGCGACTTCAAATCTTTTTTGAAAT ggcGGATAGCAACGAAGATGGACGAATCACAAGAAATGAAGTGCGGGAG CTCATAATGCTAAGTGCTTCCGCAAACAAGCTTAGTCAGCTAAAAGAACGAGCTGAAGAATATGCTTCGCTAATAATGGAAGAACTTGACCCCGAAAACCTTGGATATATTGAG TTATGGCAGCTGGAGGAACTGCTATTACAAAGGGACACTTACATGAACTACAGCAGGTCACTGAGCATAGCAAGTGTGGGCTGGAGCCAAAACTTGGGTTCAAAATTTAGGCCCAAGAACCTGGCACGGCGAATTAACTGGGGAGTTCAGTATCTTGTTATGAAAAATTGGCAAAGAGGGTGGATAGTTCTGCTTTGGATCACCGCAATGACTTGCCTATTTTACTGGAAATTCTACCAATACAGCCATATGGCGGCGTTTCAGGTAATGGGCTATTGCTTGCCGGTCGCCAAAGGCGCTGCTGAAACTCTTAAGCTCAACATGGCACTTATCCTCTTACCCGTATGTCGAAATACACTGACTTGGCTTCGATCCACTAGAGCTAGGTCCTTTGTCCCCTTCGACGACAACATCAACTTTCACAAG TTAATTGCGTGTGGTATAGCCGTCGGAATCACTCTCCATGCGGGGAACCACTTAACGTGCGATTTTCCTAGGCTGGTAAACTCACCGCCAGAAAGATTTGCAGTCATATCCTCCGATTTTCATGGCGTACAGCCGACGTACAAAGATCTTTTGACAGGTCCAGAGGGTGTGACTGGAATTCTAATGGTGGTGTTCATGATCGTTGCGTTCACGCTTGCTGCTCGTCGATTCCGTAGAAACGTGGTGAAATTGCCAGCGCCTTTGAACAAGTTGACAGGCTTCAATGCATTCTGGTACTCTCATCACCTGTTTGCTTTCGTCTACATTTTGCTAGTAGTCCACGGGCAATGCCTGTATTTGGCACACGAGTGGTATCAGAAATCG ACGTGGATGTACATCTCTGTTCCATTGATATTGTATGTAGCTGAGCGGAGCCTGCGAACATGTAGATCAGAGCATTATTCGGTGAAAATATTGAAG GTCTCAGTGCTACCAGGGCAAGTTTTCAACTTAATCATGTCCAAGCCACCCGGATTCAAGTACAAAAGTGGGCAGTATATATTTCTACAATGTCCACCAATCTCTCAATTTGAATG GCACCCATTTTCAATTACCTCAGCCCCAGGAGACGACTATTTAAGTGTTCACATCAGAACAGTGGGAGACTGGACAGAAGAATTGAAACGAGTTGTTACTGAAGGCAATGATCCATCCGCTGTGATTGGTAGGGCTCACTTTGGTCAGCTTGGAGTTTCATATCAGAGAAG CCAACCCAGATTGCTTGTTGATGGCCCATACGGGGCACCAGCACAAGATTATCGAAACTATGATGTCTTGCTGCTGGTGGGGCTTGGGATTGGAGCTACACCTTTTATAAGCATCCTTAGAGATCTTGTAAACAATACAAGAGCAGAAGAGCAA GATTCAAATACGGAAGCTAGTACATCAGATGATAGCCTAAATAGCTTCACCTCGTCAAATATAACACCTGGAGGGAAGAAGAAATCGCAGAGAACTACAAATGCCCATTTTTACTGGGTTACAAGAGAACCTGGCTCTTTTGAATGGTTTAAAGGAGTCATGGATGATGTTGCAGAAATGGATCATAAa GGTCAGATTGAGATGCACAACTACCTTACTAGTGTTTATGAAGAGGGTGATGCAAGATCGACCCTTATCACCATGGTCCAAGCACTCAACCATGCAAAACATGGCTTTGACATCCTCTCTGGCACCCGA GTGAGGACTCACTTCGCAAGACCAAATTGGAAAGAAGTATTTACCAAAATTGCATCAAAGCATCCGTATTCGACAGTAG GGGTCTTCTATTGTGGGATGCCAGTGTTGGCAAAAGAACTGCAACAGCTATCGCATGAGATGACTCAAAAGACATCCACCCGTTATGAGTTCCACAAGGAGTATTTCTGA